The following is a genomic window from Candidatus Moraniibacteriota bacterium.
TTGCCAAGAAATCACATGTGGTCGCTTTTGAAAAAGCGGGGACGAATTTGAAAGTAGCAATGCTCAATCCGGACGATCTTCAGACCATAGACTTCATTAAGAAGAAGACGGGTCTGAAAATCGTTCCGTGTCTTACGACGGATGAGAGTATCAATCAAGCGCTTCGCCAATATGAAAAGAGTCTCAAGGCGGAATTTGGCGATATTTTGAGTACCGACAATGCGGTAGATGGAGAGTACAGCGCTGAAGCCGATCCTGAACAGAACCTTGAGAAAGTGGCGCAAGGTATACCGGTAATTCGTGTTGTGGATACACTCATTAAGCATGCGATATTGCAGTCGGCGAGTGATATTCACATTGAGCCCGAGGAAAAAGAAGTGCATGTCCGTTATCGCATAGACGGTATTTTGCATGATGCTATGACTTTGCCGCGAGATATTGCCGCCGGTATTGTTGCGCGTATCAAGGTGCTCTCCAATTTGAAGTTGGATGAACACCGATTACCGCAAGACGGTCGATTCAAATTGGAGAGCGAGGAGCGGCGCATCTCGTTTCGTGTGAGCATTCTCCCGGTTTTCGATGGTGAAAAGATCGTGATGCGTCTTCTCGATGAATCCTCGAAGGGACTTACTCTGGAAAAGATGGGGTTTGCTGGAGTTCCATTGGAGATTGTTCACCGCGAAATCAAGAAGCCGAACGGGATGGTGTTGGTGACGGGACCAACCGGAAGCGGGAAGACAACGACGCTGTATACGGTGATGGATATTCTGAATACAAATGAGGTGAACATCAGCACTGTAGAAGATCCGGTAGAATATCGCATGCCACGGGTGAATCAGACGCAAGTAAATGCGAAGATTGGCATGACGTTTGCGGCGGCGCTGCGGGCACTCTTGCGTCAAGATCCGGATATTATCATGGTTGGGGAAATTCGCGATGAAGAAACGCTTGAAATCGCCCTCCATGCCGCTATGACAGGACATCTGGTTCTCTCGACGCTCCATACCAATAGTGCTGCTGCGGCAATTCCCCGCATGATCGACATGGGCGCGGAGCCCTTCCTGATTGCTTCGACGACCAATGTTGTCATTGCGCAGCGCTTGGTGCGTCGGCTCTGCGTCGAATGTCGAGAAGAGTATCATATGAAGAAGGCCGAAGTGACAACGCTTGGAAAAACATTCAATCTGGATGAGATTATGGTATCTCTCAAGAGAGAACCTCAAATGAAGGAAAAGATTGCAAATATCTCCAACTGGGAAGATATCCTGTTTTTCCGCGCCAAAGGATGCGATCAATGTGGCGGGGAGGGCTATCACGGTCGAATTGGCATCTATGAGGTCTTCGAAATGACGAGCAATATTCGCCGCCTCGTTATGGAATCGTCAACCTCCGAAGTCCTCGAGAAAGCAGCGTGTGATGCTGGTATGCTTACTATGGTGGAAGACGGCTTCCTCAAAGCCATACTTGGAGCTACCTCAGTAGAAGAAATTCTTCGTGTGACCAAAGAATAAGCTGTTTTTTTTATTTTTGTTTTGGTGTGGTAAAATTGGGCGTACCCGTGCAAACAGGCCATTTCTCTTTACAGAATCGCGATTCTTTGAAAAAAGTGGAGAGAGTGGTTCGTATTCAAATCTAAATGTTATCGTGATGATCCTATGAGCGAAGATACATCTATCCGGTTTGGCGCTCGGAATGGCGAAACTATCCGTTCGGAATTTCCCAGTCGACCCGCGACTCCTGTGCGGACGGGAATGCATAGTTTTATGGGGCAAGGGATGACTACATCTCCATCATCAGGAAGCGAGAGTGTTCGAGTGTCATCAGATCGCGCTTCATGGATAGCGAAGTTTCTGGATGGGCTTGCGACAACAAGTCTTTTCATGATCTTTTTTGGATTTCCGCTCTTTTTCCTTTCCCTTACGCTTCAGGGAATTGTTTTTGAAAAGCAGATATATTTTTATTTTTGGTTGCTCTTAGGCTTGGTTGGTTGGGTTTCGAAAGCAATTGTGACAGGCGAGCTTCGCATTCGACATACGCCTCTGGATATCCCGCTCCTTTTGTTCTGGGTGATAGTGGGAATCTCCTGTTTCTTTTCGGTCGACAAATGGCACAGTCTCTGGGGATTTTTTGGTGATCCGTCACGCGGGTTTCTCAGTATTACCGCATTGGTTCTGGCGTATTTCTTTATAGTGAGCCATATCAATATGCGGCGTTTCCAGATTATGCTGGGCGCCATTCTCTTGTCTGGGGTTTTGGTGGCGTTGTGGACAACACTCGCGTTCTTTGGTGTTCGATTTTTGCCGGAAGCGTTGTTGAAGTATGCTCCACTCAGTCTTTTTGGCACTTTGCGGTCACTCACGCTTTTCTTTGGAATGATTTTGCCGGTTTTCCTCATTGGCATTATCTCGCTTTTTCAATGGTTCAAAGAAAAAAACTGGTTTTTTTGGGTTAGTATCGTGACACTGTCGATTGGTCTCCTCCTGGATCTCTATATTCTCATGGCGGTTTATGCGTTTAGTCCGTGGTTTTCTGTCTTGGTTGGAGTGAGTTTCTTTCTTATCTACGTGTTGGCGCAGGTTGTTCGTTTGGGAGATAAGTTCAACTGGATGCCGATGGCACTCTTTGTACTGGTGCTCATCTTTCTGATGATTGGCAACCAGGGAAATGCGTTTATCTCGAAGAAAACTACGATTCTTCCTGAGGTGGCGCTTGATCAGGCCTCGTCTTGGATAATTGCCAAAGATGCCTTGAAGGAGCGGTTGATCGTGGGTTCCGGTCCGGCGACATATGGCTATGATTTCTCTCTCTATAAGCCGGATAGTTTGAATCAGGGTCTCCAAAGCAGTTTCCGTTTCTACCAGAGTGGGAATCTTTTCCTGGAGATGCTGACAACGGTTGGTGTAGTGGGAGGGTTTTTCTTCCTTATTTTCTTCCTCGTTTTTCTTGGGGTTGGATTTGTAGGGCTTTCGAGGGAAAAGGAGCGCAACAAGATGTTTTCGCTGGGTATCTGGGCGTCAGCGTTGGTCTTCGTTGTGGCTATATTTCAGATGCCAATCGAGGGACCGGTATTTATATATGGCATGTTGATTCTTTTCTTGGCAATTCCGGTTCTCTTGGAAGAAAGCGGGCAAGGAGATGAATCTATTCGTCTTTCATTGAAAGCGTCTCCAAAGTTCGCGCTTGCGCTTGCTTTTATCTTTATGGTGGTTTCCGCTGGTGTAGCATTTCTCTTTGCGTTTGTTGGGAAGGCATTTTTGGCAGATGTGCGCGCCGGGCAAGCAAGCCGCTTGGCATCAGCCGAAGTGACTTCTGACGCGCTGTCTTCCATGGCTCGATCACTCTCTCTTTTACCGTATGAAGGGCGATATTACGCAGTACTCGGACAGATGTATATGTCGCTTGTAAATAAGGAAGCGGCGAAACCTGAGGATGAACGGAATCTTGATATGATAAAGTCGACAGTTGAGCGAAGTGTTATTCCTCTGGTCGACGAGGCAACAAAGCGCATGCCAAATGATGTCTTGGTCTATGAAGTGTCCGGGCAGGTTTATGAAAACGTGAGTCTTCTTGCAGGGTCGGATCCGGATGTTCTGGCACGGACAAGCGAGGTATATCATCGCGCACTCGATCTTGAACCGAAGAATCCAAACTTTTATGTAAAACTCGGACTGATTGATCGTGTTCTTGCTAATCGCGATGATAAAAAATCAGTTCGGGCCGACCTCTTGAATGAAGCAAAAAGTTATTTTGATACGGCGCTAGACAAAAAGTCTGATTTCATTGCGGGATACTTGAACCGAGGGCTCACTGAAGAAGCGCTTGGAGATATTGACGGCGCAGTAAAAGACCTCAAGACAGCACTCTCAATCGGTCCGAGTTCCGATGCATCTTTTCATCTCGCAAGAATTCTTCAGGTTCGGGGCACGGAGGATGATCTCAATCAGGCAGAAAAAGTTTCCCTCGATGCCATGAAGCGTGATGAATCCAATGTGAATATTCTCATTAATCTCGGATTTATCTACGAGAAGGAAAAGAAATCGGATAAGGCGATAGAAACCTACGAGAAGCTCCTTGATATTTTCAGGGATGATACGTACGCGGAAACCCGGACGCAAATCAATGTGCTTATTGATAATGTAAAGAGTGGAAAGGGAAATCTTGCCAAATCGGCATCGGATATATCAACGGAACCGGCATCAAAAGCTCCGACAGAGATTCCGCCGGCCGCTGAAGATGTGACGAATGCTCCGGCGGTGATTCCAGCGCCTGGAGCGACTGTGCCAGCTCCTGCCGAGACGCCGGAAACACCAGCTCCTTAGAGG
Proteins encoded in this region:
- the tadA gene encoding Flp pilus assembly complex ATPase component TadA; its protein translation is MKIKNQQLKEFILDSDLVTVEPLEVAFQEAEQSKVPLGTVLLAKKLLSETDLQKLYAYILGIPFVDLAKEAIPTDILHIIPEPIAKKSHVVAFEKAGTNLKVAMLNPDDLQTIDFIKKKTGLKIVPCLTTDESINQALRQYEKSLKAEFGDILSTDNAVDGEYSAEADPEQNLEKVAQGIPVIRVVDTLIKHAILQSASDIHIEPEEKEVHVRYRIDGILHDAMTLPRDIAAGIVARIKVLSNLKLDEHRLPQDGRFKLESEERRISFRVSILPVFDGEKIVMRLLDESSKGLTLEKMGFAGVPLEIVHREIKKPNGMVLVTGPTGSGKTTTLYTVMDILNTNEVNISTVEDPVEYRMPRVNQTQVNAKIGMTFAAALRALLRQDPDIIMVGEIRDEETLEIALHAAMTGHLVLSTLHTNSAAAAIPRMIDMGAEPFLIASTTNVVIAQRLVRRLCVECREEYHMKKAEVTTLGKTFNLDEIMVSLKREPQMKEKIANISNWEDILFFRAKGCDQCGGEGYHGRIGIYEVFEMTSNIRRLVMESSTSEVLEKAACDAGMLTMVEDGFLKAILGATSVEEILRVTKE